TACTTTGAGAATTTAAAGttgtccaaaaataaatatattgcaaataaaatgtaatttttaatattttaccgATCCCTTTGATTTCAGTAACCATGTCTTGACGGAGGACATCATCTTCAGAGAAGTTACTTCGTCCAACTGCCTCATTTCCAGACGTCTGTTGACCAAAACCAGCCGTGCACCTCGCTGGATGGAGCGGTACCTCCCAAAGCACATGACCAACTCGGCGTACATCATCGAGGACTCCGTCGTAGACCCTCAGAAACGGACCATGACCACCCTGACCTGGAACATCAGCCACGCTCGCCTCATGGTACGCTCCGGTTTTTATCCAGCAGAACTTGGCTTTGCTCAAAGTCAAAACATaattgtaatgtttgttttgttttgttttttctgcatgCGCTGCCAGTCTGTGGAGGAGCGCTGTCTCTACCAAATTAATCAAGAGAACGGCTCCTGGACGGAGATTAAACGGGAAGCCTGGATCTCTTCCAGTCTCTATGGGCTTTCTAGAGCTATTCAGGTTAGTAGAGTAAAGTGGAAAGTGGTACTACGGCACAGAAAGCAGCATGGAGTGGCTGATGGGGAGACCTCCCCACCTGCcttctgttctgttctggcATTATCAGCAACATAATGCCAGAGTTAAGATGCAACAGCTGAGCAATTAGTCCAAGTAGTTCCTCATTGTTGCTGGGTTTACATAAATacactttgtctttttcctttactgactttgttcatttttcaggAATTTGGTCTGGCAAGGTTCAAGAATAGCGTCACAAAGACAATGAAAGGCTTTGAGTACGTGCTCTCCAGAATGCAAGGTACATTGTCatttgaagagtttttttttttccagatttcccTAGAGTTATTTTATAGAGTTGTTTCCTCCATGTTCTTTATTGTTAACGTGGAGTCATGAACTACATGAACCTATAAGGTTCATGTAGTTCATTCATGTTTACAAGCATGTAGTTGGGGCGTGGCACTACATTAATTGTTGCAGATACAGTTTGTCATTTCAAATCAGAGTTTTTGTTGACcaataatgacagaaaataacagttaattttttgttttagaaatgtaaaaaaaaaaattaattaaatatctCAGAATGCTGACACACCAAATTCTCTGAGTCAGAACAATACGAAGAGGAAGCAAGTTAATGCTAGTCTGCCTCTTCGGCAACTCATTTCTATGCAGACATAGTTAGCAGAACCATGCTGCTGATCAGCTGTGactttttctcctttatttctttttgatgACTACgtggattttaataaaattgattgacGTTTGTGAAACGAGGGACATTTTGATGTTGTAATCTTGACATAATATACATTGCTGTGAAAAAGTGCATGTTGTTAAAACCtgccagttttgtttttcacatcagCTTAACCTTTACCTCTACATCCTGAGGATGAGAATGTTGATGTGTTTCATTTAAAGCcatgctttgtgtttctgtaggCGAAACGCCGTCCAGAACCTTGGCAGAGACCGCTACAGAGCGGGCAAGAGAGACAGCAATGGCAGCTAAAGAGAAAGCCAAGGACCTCGCCTCGCATGCTCAGAAGAAACAATACGTATGATGATGCAGCTGCAGCCTTTTATATCAAGACTATTTTACATTTAACCACTCTCATAGCTCACGCAGTTACTGGGTATTTTGCAATGCATCCCAGTGTTGGTTTAAAAACACCTCTGTGAGGACACATCCTGCTGAAAGTGGTGGTGAAGAAAAGGCCTGAGCTGGGTTCAAGAGCCTGCTCCACCCACGCTGATTGTGTTTATTGTACTTCTGATGCCACGTCATTTCAGTATTGACCACAGATAGAGATTTTGAACATGGCCCCGGGTGCCATAAGAGTAAAGGTGATGACCTATACTGGAAGTGTTCCTTAGGCTTTTGCTCAGCCTCTCTACCCACCAggatttgcctttttttttcttctggttcACTTCAcatcttgttttgtttccccCAT
This Xiphophorus hellerii strain 12219 chromosome 23, Xiphophorus_hellerii-4.1, whole genome shotgun sequence DNA region includes the following protein-coding sequences:
- the prelid1a gene encoding PRELI domain containing 1a, with protein sequence MGKYVCCTGLLKNTWDQVCIAFWQRYPNPYSNHVLTEDIIFREVTSSNCLISRRLLTKTSRAPRWMERYLPKHMTNSAYIIEDSVVDPQKRTMTTLTWNISHARLMSVEERCLYQINQENGSWTEIKREAWISSSLYGLSRAIQEFGLARFKNSVTKTMKGFEYVLSRMQGETPSRTLAETATERARETAMAAKEKAKDLASHAQKKQYV